The nucleotide sequence GAAGTTGGCTGCCGGCGACAGCATGGTGCCTACGACGAAAGCCATCACGATGGGGAGGAAGAAGCCTCTCGCGACATAGAGGACACCCGTCACGCAGATTGCGGCGAGAATGACCAGCGTGATCGCGACAACTTCGGCGCGCTTGATGACGGGAGGTAGCTCGTGGTGGCTCTCTGGAAGGGCAGAGCCGCCTTGGCCGCTCTCGAGCAGCCGCTCCGTGGGAAGTACATGCACCATGATTTCCCCCGAAGGAATGGACCGCTGTGCCCCGCATTCGTGACATTTGCTTTGCCAAAGAACGCCGCCGGCAGCTTGGGGTTCCGTCGCGCGAACGTGAGCGCGGCCGCGCTTGACTGGTGCATGTGGATCGCATCGGAGCCGGAACTGTGGCGACGTAGTTGGCGTTTGAGGAAGCAATCACGCATCGAATTGCGATGCTCATTCGACAGGGGGCACCATGACAAAGCTCGTTTCCGGCCAGCGCTGCCTGCTGCAGCGGACTGCATCGATGATCGCGATCGCTACGGTGCTCGTGCTCGCTCCGGGCCTCACGGTCGCGCATGCACAGAGCCTGGGATACGCACCGGTCGAGCAACAGGCCTTTCCGCCGGACGAGAGCACGGCGCCCGCCATCACGCAGGACGAAGACAGCCAGCTGCCGGATCGGCTGCGCCGCACGGTCGTCAATCTCGATACACGGGAGGCGCCGGGCACGATCATCATCGATACCGGCAACACCTATCTGTACTACGTGCTCGGTGGTGGCCGTGCGCTGCGCTATGGCGTCGGTGTCGGCCGCGAAGGCTTCACCTGGGCGGGCGTGCAGACGGTCACGCGCAAGGCCGAATGGCCCGACTGGCATCCGCCGGCGCAGATGATCGCGCGCCAGCCCTATCTGCCGCGCTTCATGGCCGGCGGCCCCGGCAACCCGCTCGGCGCGCGCGCGATGTATCTCGGCTCCAGCGAGTACCGTATCCACGGCACGAATGATCCCAGCACGATCGGCAAGTTCGTGTCGTCCGGCTGTATCCGCCTGACCAATGAGGATGTCTCCGACCTGTTCAGCCGCGTGCAGGTCGGCACCAAGGTCGTCGTGCTGCCGAAGGGAGGGGCGCTGCAGGCCCGCGCCGTTGCGCCGCGTGTGACGTCGATGCCATCCGGGCGGCAGGCGATGTCGCTGCCCGTCGCGGCCGTCAACTGATCGAGGACCCTGATGATGAAGAGCCGACGGATACTCGTCGCGATCGCGATGGCGACCGCTGCCGGCGCGATGGCGGGCCCGACAGCCGCAGGCGCGCAGGACTTCTTCTCCGCGCTGTTCGGCGGCTTCAACGCGCCACAGCGGCAGCAGCCCTACATCCGCATGCCGTTCGCCGACGAGGCCCCCGCGCCCCGTCCGGCGCCGCGCGGCGATGTCACCTATCGCAGCGGCGGCAGCAGCAGCGTCGCCTGGTGCGTGCGCACCTGTGACGGGCGCTACTTCCCGCTCGGCGCCACCGGCGACCAGAGCAAGGAAGCCACCTGCAACAGCTTCTGCCCGGCGTCCAAGACCGAGGTCGTCTATGGCAGCTCGATCGACAGTGCCGAGACCGACGGCGGCAAGTCGTATTCGGCGCTGCCCAACGCCTTCAAATATCGCACCGAGATCGTCGACGGCTGCACCTGCAACGGCAAGGACCATTTCGGTCTCGCCAAGGTGTCGATCGACAACGACCCGACCCTGCGCAAGGGCGACGTTGTGGCCAGTGATGACGGCCTCAAGGTCGCCAACCGCAGCGCCGGCCGCAAGAGCGCCGAGTTGAACTTCTCGCCGGCTCCGGCCGCGCTGCGTGCGAAATACGAGCGCGCGCCGGTGTTGGCGTCGGAATGATCCTGCGCCGTGCTCAGGCCGCGCGGATCTTGCCGAGGAAGTCCGTGACCTGATGGCCGAGGCTCCTGCTCTGGTGCTCCAGCGTTTCTGACGCGTTGCGCACATTCTCCGCCGCGGCTGCTGCGGCGTCGGCGTCCGACTTCACGCCGGTGATGTTGTCCGAGACGTTCTTGGTGCCATCAGCCGCAAACTGAGTGCTGCGCGAAATCTCCTGCGTGGCGGCGCCTTGCTCCTGCACGGCGGCCGCGATCGCGGTGGCGACCTCATTCACCTCGCCGATGATGCCGCCGATGCGCTGGATGGCATCGATCGCATCGTTGGCGACGCGCTGGATGTCGGCGATCTGCTCCGAAATCTCGTCGGTCGCCTTCGCCGTCTGGCTCGCCAGGGTCTTCACTTCGGAGGCAACGACGGCAAAGCCCTTTCCGGCTTCACCGGCGCGGGCCGCCTCGATCGTCGCGTTCAGCGCCAGCAGGTTGGTCTGGGAGGCGATGCTGTTGATGAGGCCGACGACCTCGCCGATGCGGTTGGCCGATTGCGACAGGCCCTGCACGGTACCGTCGGTCATGCGCGCCTGCTCGACCGCGCGGCTGGCAATTCCCGCAGCATGCGAGGCCTGCTTGGAGATGTCGGCGATGGAGGCGTTGAGCTCCTCCGCGGCGGAGGCGACCGTCTGTACGCTCATCGAGGCATCGCTTGACGCCTTCGAAGCGACCTCGGCGCGGGAATTTGTCTGCCGCGAGACATTGGTCAGGCCGGCCGACGTGGCCTGCATGTCGGTAGAGGCTTGCCCGAGCTGGTCGAGCGAATCGCGCACCAGCCCTTCGAACTCGGCGACATAGGACTCGATCGCGCGCTGGCGCGCAGCCGTGGCAGCGTTGCGTTCGCGCTCCTGGGCCTCGATCGCGAGCTTGTCCTGCGCCTGCTGCTTGAACGTCTCCAGCGCGCTGGCCAGCGCGCCGATCTCGTCCTGCCGCTGCGTGTAGCCCGTGCTGACGGCGAG is from Bradyrhizobium sp. ORS 285 and encodes:
- a CDS encoding DUF2865 domain-containing protein — encoded protein: MKSRRILVAIAMATAAGAMAGPTAAGAQDFFSALFGGFNAPQRQQPYIRMPFADEAPAPRPAPRGDVTYRSGGSSSVAWCVRTCDGRYFPLGATGDQSKEATCNSFCPASKTEVVYGSSIDSAETDGGKSYSALPNAFKYRTEIVDGCTCNGKDHFGLAKVSIDNDPTLRKGDVVASDDGLKVANRSAGRKSAELNFSPAPAALRAKYERAPVLASE
- a CDS encoding L,D-transpeptidase, whose amino-acid sequence is MTKLVSGQRCLLQRTASMIAIATVLVLAPGLTVAHAQSLGYAPVEQQAFPPDESTAPAITQDEDSQLPDRLRRTVVNLDTREAPGTIIIDTGNTYLYYVLGGGRALRYGVGVGREGFTWAGVQTVTRKAEWPDWHPPAQMIARQPYLPRFMAGGPGNPLGARAMYLGSSEYRIHGTNDPSTIGKFVSSGCIRLTNEDVSDLFSRVQVGTKVVVLPKGGALQARAVAPRVTSMPSGRQAMSLPVAAVN